A genomic window from Hyla sarda isolate aHylSar1 chromosome 10, aHylSar1.hap1, whole genome shotgun sequence includes:
- the LOC130294180 gene encoding pulmonary surfactant-associated protein C-like isoform X2 has protein sequence MKESGKTWAWAIAVLMLLGIIVVGATLIGVYMTQKHIEEVVEMAFHAKNGEKVQQTVMVNREENLAAFYVNTNNVSSTILYDYNHEIIGFRRLNSQKCLVMEMNGVDIPSMTDILKVIKHFQKQNTTSDNDLSYDLVEGGEADRTKLGVPINILCSDVPIYWATQNKSPHLRWKITIKFSIFGINVSFTYHS, from the exons ATGAAAGAGAGTGGAAAGACCTGGGCCTGGGCCATCGcagtcctcatgctgctggggatAATTGTCGTAGGGGCGACACTGATTGGGGTGTATATGACCCAGAAGCACATAGAGGAG GTGGTGGAGATGGCCTTCCATGCTAAGAATGGAGAGAAGGTCCAGCAGACGGTCATGGTGAACAGGGAGGAAAACTTGGCTGCATTTTATGTCAACACCAACAACGTGTCGTCCACCATTCTGTATGACTACAATCAT GAAATCATCGGATTCAGACGACTGAACAGCCAGAAATGTTTAGTGATGGAAATGAACGGCGTGGACATCCCATCAATGACCGACATCCTGAAAGTCATCAAACACTTCCAGAAACAG AACACCACATCTGACAATGACTTATCCTACGATCTGGTGGAAGGTGGAGAAGCCGATCGGACCAAGCTCGGGGTCCCCATTAATATCCTGTGCAGCGACGTCCCCATTTACTGGGCCACACAG AACAAGTCTCCGCACCTACGCTGGAAAATCACGATCAAGTTCAGCATCTTCGGAATAAACGTATCGTTCACCTACCATTCCTGA
- the LOC130294180 gene encoding pulmonary surfactant-associated protein C-like isoform X1, whose translation MQPHSSSPKMKESGKTWAWAIAVLMLLGIIVVGATLIGVYMTQKHIEEVVEMAFHAKNGEKVQQTVMVNREENLAAFYVNTNNVSSTILYDYNHEIIGFRRLNSQKCLVMEMNGVDIPSMTDILKVIKHFQKQNTTSDNDLSYDLVEGGEADRTKLGVPINILCSDVPIYWATQNKSPHLRWKITIKFSIFGINVSFTYHS comes from the exons ATGCAG CCTCACTCCTCTTCTCCTAAAATGAAAGAGAGTGGAAAGACCTGGGCCTGGGCCATCGcagtcctcatgctgctggggatAATTGTCGTAGGGGCGACACTGATTGGGGTGTATATGACCCAGAAGCACATAGAGGAG GTGGTGGAGATGGCCTTCCATGCTAAGAATGGAGAGAAGGTCCAGCAGACGGTCATGGTGAACAGGGAGGAAAACTTGGCTGCATTTTATGTCAACACCAACAACGTGTCGTCCACCATTCTGTATGACTACAATCAT GAAATCATCGGATTCAGACGACTGAACAGCCAGAAATGTTTAGTGATGGAAATGAACGGCGTGGACATCCCATCAATGACCGACATCCTGAAAGTCATCAAACACTTCCAGAAACAG AACACCACATCTGACAATGACTTATCCTACGATCTGGTGGAAGGTGGAGAAGCCGATCGGACCAAGCTCGGGGTCCCCATTAATATCCTGTGCAGCGACGTCCCCATTTACTGGGCCACACAG AACAAGTCTCCGCACCTACGCTGGAAAATCACGATCAAGTTCAGCATCTTCGGAATAAACGTATCGTTCACCTACCATTCCTGA